A region of the Mesoterricola sediminis genome:
ACCCTGCGCAAGGGGCTGGCCAATCATCTGCCCGAGCGGACCTTCCACGACTGGATCGAACCGTGCCGGCCCCTCAGCTTCGATGGCACCACCCTCCTGATCCAGGTGCCCTCCCCTTCCGCCCGGATCTGGATCGAGCAGCAGCTCGCCGAGGAGTTCCACGATGTGCTCGTCCAGTGCGACCTGGCCAGCCTCCGGCTGGGCTTCATGGTCGCCGGCGACGCCAAGACCGCCCCGGCTCCGGCCAAGGGCCGCCCCGCCGTCACCGCGCCGGCCGAGACGCCCCTGGACAGCCCCTTCCCCCAGGGCTTCCAGCGCTACACCCTGGACCGCTTCGTCGTGGGCCCCAGCAGCCAGCTGGCCTTCGCCGCCGCCAACGCGGTGGTCGAGAACCACGGGCGGAGCAACTCCACCCTCAACATGAACCCCCTGTTCATCTATGGGGGCTCCGGCCTGGGCAAGACCCACCTGATGATCGGCATCGGCAAGGGCATCCTGGCCAAGTCGCCGGGCGTGAAGGTGGCCTACCTGAAGGTGGACAACTTCTTCAACGAGCTCACCATCGCCATCCGGGCCAAGAACACCGAGCCCATGCGCAAGAAGTACCAGCAGAACGACCTGCTGCTCCTGGACGATGTGCAGACCCTGGGCCGCATGGAGCGCACCCAGGAGGAGATCTTCTACATCCTTGAGTACCTCCTGCAGTACGGAAAGCAGATCGTCATCACCTCGGACAAGCCGCCCCAGAAGCTGGAAGGCTTGCACGACCGCCTCATCACGCGGTGCAAGTGGGGCCTCACGGCGGACATCCAGCCCCCCGACTTCGAGACCCGGGTGGCCATCCTCCGCAAGAAGCTCGAGGACGAGGTCTTCAAGGACCTGCCCCACGTGCCCGAGGACGTCATCACCTTCATCGCCCACAAGGCCAAGGGCAGCGTCCGCGACCTGGAGGGCCTCCTCACCCGCGTCGTCTTCCAGAGCAGCTTCCTGGGCGTCGCGCCCAGCCTGGACGTGGCGCAGCAGGCCTTCATGGGCCAGACGGGCTCCGAGGCCACGGCGTCCATCTCCATGGAGAAGATCTGCCGGACGACGGCGGAGACCTACGGCATCTCCTTCACCGACCTGATGAAGAAGAAGTCCCGGCACCAGAGCATCCTCCTGCCCCGCCAGGTCGCCATGTACCTCACCCGCGAGCTCACGGCGGCGTCCTTCACGGAAATCGGCCGGAATTTCAACGATATGCACCACAGCACGGTGATGAACGCCATCGAGTCCGTGAAGAACCGCATGCAGAAGGATGCTGATTTCCACAAGCTCGTCCACTCCCTCCTGAATAGCATCCAGTGAAATGATTAACTTTGCGGAACCACTCCGCAGACCTCCCCCCGTCCGCCCTGCGGATCCGCGGCGGAAATCCGCAGCGGCCAGGGGGTCCCACCTGGATCCGCACCTCCTTTCCGCGAACCCGCCGCTGGTACCCGCATCTGCCCCGAGGGCTCTTTTCCAGCTACACTAAGGGTTTGACCGTCATTTCCGCAGGGTAGGCCGCCACTCAGCATAATCAGGGTGATTCATGAACTTCCAAATACAGGTTTCCAAGGAACGTCTTGATAAGACGCTCGGGATTCTCAAGCACGCCCTGGAGAGGCGGGTCACCCTGCCCATCCTCCAGCACGTCCTTGTGGAGGTCGTGGACCACGAGATGGTGCTCAAGGCCACCGACATGGAGCTGGCCTTCGAGGCGACCGTGCCGGTGGAGGGCAACGGCAACCGCGTCGTCGCCATCCCGGGCAAGAAGTTCGTGGAGACGGTGAAGGCCTATCCGGACGGCCTGCTGACCCTGGAGTGGCCCGATACGGGCAACCGGATCTGGCTGCGGGCCAAGGGCTTCAACTCCGAGCACAACATCCAGCCCGGCGAGGGCTTCCCCGAGCTGCCCCGCCCCGAGGCGGGCCTCCCCAGCGTCACGGTGCCCTCCAACCTCTTCCGGAGGGCCATCAGCCTCGGTTCCATCTCCGTGAGCAAGGACGCCACCAAGCCCACCCTCTCGGGCGTCCTGCTGCATCTCGGCAAGTCCTTCATCCGCGTCGTGTCCACGGACGGCTTCCGCCTGGCGGTGGTCGAGGTCCCCCTGGAGACCGGCCTGGAGACGGATGCGCGCATCATCGTGCCCCGGCGCGCCCTCGACCTGCTCCCCTCCAGCCTGGGCGACGAGGGCCAGCTCACCCTCACCTGGGACGAGCGCAGCCTGTTCATGGACCAGCCCGGCCTCAAGTTCAGCACCCGCCGCGTGACCGGCAACTACCCGGCCTACGAGAAGGTGCTGCCCTCCGAACTCCCCCGCCGCGTGATCGTGGACCGGGAGGACTTCCTGCGCACCCTCCGCGTCGTCGGCCTGAAGAAGGACGACTACAACAAGAACGTCCGCCTCTTCTTCGAGTTCCCCAACCTGCGGGTCTTCTTCCAGCACCCCGACGAAGGCGTCAACCAGGGCACCCTCAGCTTCACCGGCGAGGAGCAGCCCCTGGAGCTGGCCTTCAACATCGACTACCTCACCGAGCTCCTCGAGCGGATCCCGGGCGAGGAGGTGGTCTATCAGTTCAAGGACGACGTGGGACAGGGCATCTTCATGTCCCCCAGCATCGAGGACATGTCCTTCCGGTACATCCTCATGCCTGTGAAGTTCGCCAACCCGAGCTGAAAAGCCGGGGTCTCCGCGGACGTCCGAATCCAAGCACAAGCCAAAGCGAGCATTGATGACCGAAGAAGTGAGCAAGTCCAGGAACGCTGAAACAGAAGCCACCTACACCGCCGACAACATCACCGTCCTCCGCGACCTGGAAGCTGTCAGGAAGCGGCCTGGCATGTACATCGGTGACACCGACGACGGCAGCGGCCTCCACCACATGGTCTACGAGGTCGTCGACAACGCCGTGGACGAGGCCCTGGCGGGGTACTGCACCCGCGTGGACGTGACCCTCCACGACGACGGGAGCTGCTCGGTCGAGGACAACGGCCGCGGCATCCCGGTGGACCTCCACAAGGAGGAGAACCGCTCCGCCGCCGAGGTCATCATGACCGTCCTCCACGCGGGCGGTAAGTTCGACGCGAACTCCTACAAGATCTCCGG
Encoded here:
- the dnaA gene encoding chromosomal replication initiator protein DnaA; translation: MQTNDAQDLWETLRKGLANHLPERTFHDWIEPCRPLSFDGTTLLIQVPSPSARIWIEQQLAEEFHDVLVQCDLASLRLGFMVAGDAKTAPAPAKGRPAVTAPAETPLDSPFPQGFQRYTLDRFVVGPSSQLAFAAANAVVENHGRSNSTLNMNPLFIYGGSGLGKTHLMIGIGKGILAKSPGVKVAYLKVDNFFNELTIAIRAKNTEPMRKKYQQNDLLLLDDVQTLGRMERTQEEIFYILEYLLQYGKQIVITSDKPPQKLEGLHDRLITRCKWGLTADIQPPDFETRVAILRKKLEDEVFKDLPHVPEDVITFIAHKAKGSVRDLEGLLTRVVFQSSFLGVAPSLDVAQQAFMGQTGSEATASISMEKICRTTAETYGISFTDLMKKKSRHQSILLPRQVAMYLTRELTAASFTEIGRNFNDMHHSTVMNAIESVKNRMQKDADFHKLVHSLLNSIQ
- the dnaN gene encoding DNA polymerase III subunit beta is translated as MNFQIQVSKERLDKTLGILKHALERRVTLPILQHVLVEVVDHEMVLKATDMELAFEATVPVEGNGNRVVAIPGKKFVETVKAYPDGLLTLEWPDTGNRIWLRAKGFNSEHNIQPGEGFPELPRPEAGLPSVTVPSNLFRRAISLGSISVSKDATKPTLSGVLLHLGKSFIRVVSTDGFRLAVVEVPLETGLETDARIIVPRRALDLLPSSLGDEGQLTLTWDERSLFMDQPGLKFSTRRVTGNYPAYEKVLPSELPRRVIVDREDFLRTLRVVGLKKDDYNKNVRLFFEFPNLRVFFQHPDEGVNQGTLSFTGEEQPLELAFNIDYLTELLERIPGEEVVYQFKDDVGQGIFMSPSIEDMSFRYILMPVKFANPS